In Citrus sinensis cultivar Valencia sweet orange chromosome 2, DVS_A1.0, whole genome shotgun sequence, a single genomic region encodes these proteins:
- the LOC102611923 gene encoding F-box protein CPR1-like, with amino-acid sequence MGSLSSAITANLSTFPHVSANLPTDIITDIFTRLPVKSLIRFKCVSKSMYALVHNKIFIKKHVNRAIHQSDPKLILKNEFKLFGVEIINDKKLIRARKLQVPFALSLEKVEISGSCNGLLCISDQSCNEDIFLFNPSTKKYKKLPVPEFDVPTIETTCFTSLGFGYHQADDDYKVIRSIYLYDKPFVDIDSYECEARVYSLASDKWKKINGGIPYHISSRAAVCFNECLIWKASRGLGRGMTVLVVAFDMNREEFKEIHRPEYKDSHDKCQIEVGVFRGEFAMFHMWREDRVEIWTMKDFGARESWTRMFVIGRRALINFDNYAFVHLKPVCEMMNLSNGNGKNFLLIEKGDGELILYDFENEIATDFKIQRAPRWFSVTTFVESLVSP; translated from the coding sequence ATGGGTAGCCTGTCGAGTGCTATAACCGCCAATCTTTCAACTTTCCCTCATGTCTCAGCTAATTTACCTACCGATATAATCACCGATATCTTCACTAGACTCCCCGTCAAGTCTCTTATTCGATTCAAATGTGTGTCAAAATCCATGTATGCACTTGTtcacaataaaatattcattaagAAACATGTCAACAGAGCAATTCATCAGTCCGACCCAAAACTCATCCTGAAGAATGAATTCAAGCTTTTTGGTGTCGAGATaatcaatgataaaaaattaatcagaGCTCGAAAACTCCAAGTTCCCTTCGCCTTGTCTCTCGAAAAAGTTGAGATTTCAGGTTCTTGCAATGGCCTGCTTTGCATCTCCGATCAAAGCTGCAATGAAgatatatttcttttcaatCCCTCAacaaaaaagtacaaaaagcTCCCAGTGCCAGAATTTGATGTTCCCACAATCGAAACTACATGTTTCACTTCATTGGGGTTTGGTTACCATCAAGCAGATGATGACTACAAGGTGATAAGATCCATATACCTTTATGACAAGCCTTTTGTTGACATCGACTCCTATGAATGCGAAGCTAGGGTTTATTCCCTGGCTAGCGATAAATGGAAGAAGATTAATGGAGGCATCCCATATCATATCAGCTCTCGAGCTGCGGTGTGCTTCAATGAATGTCTTATATGGAAAGCGTCGCGAGGGCTCGGAAGAGGGATGACTGTTCTCGTTGTTGCTTTTGACATGAACAGAGAAGAGTTCAAGGAGATTCACCGCCCGGAATACAAGGATTCTCATGACAAGTGTCAGATTGAAGTGGGTGTGTTTCGCGGAGAATTTGCCATGTTTCATATGTGGAGAGAGGATAGAGTTGAGATTTGGACGATGAAGGATTTTGGTGCGAGGGAGTCTTGGACGAGGATGTTTGTGATCGGACGTCGagctttgattaattttgataattatgCTTTTGTGCACTTGAAGCCTGTCTGTGAGATGATGAATTTGAGTAATGGCAATGGCAAGAATTTTCTACTCATTGAGAAGGGGGATGGTGAGTTGATTTtgtatgattttgagaatgagATTGCTACGGATTTCAAAATCCAAAGAGCCCCAAGATGGTTTTCTGTTACCACCTTTGTTGAAAGCTTGGTTTCACCGTAA
- the LOC102625852 gene encoding F-box protein CPR1, translated as MSKVPLDVVTGTLYQLPVKTLLRYRCLSRPLCSIIDDPDFIKLQLNNSIATKSHLRLILKGLHLYSVELDSLDKAIPFNHYPESIWTGTEVFGSCNGLLALSNSDQDIALFNPATRQLFKLPVEYIDLPDKSCIRGFVFYGFGHDLVSDDYKVVRMVQFKKDEDDNLGCFVEYEVKVFSLKNRSWTRVKKLPNYLRFMFQFYFHLLHRRGYGVYVNGVVHWVSPRRPEFGIGNLIVAFDLGLEEFRLLPQPNYGAREKDFVLDVGALEGHMCLMCNYDLVKVDVWMMKEYGLKESWSKMFSIDRCRSISSFRFLRPLICSNEDGGDKVLLEVNGEKLVWYDWKRKKLKTVKIDGGPDSFVACICVESLIPLDNGSHGIILKKLQEQKEKKTQCRKKRDDFLSKGFKLVL; from the exons ATGTCCAAAGTACCCCTAGATGTTGTTACCGGTACTCTGTATCAATTACCGGTGAAAACTCTGTTGCGCTACCGCTGTCTATCAAGACCGCTATGTTCAATAATCGACGATCCAGATTTCATCAAGCTTCAATTGAACAACTCAATTGCAACCAAATCCCACCTCCGTTTGATTCTCAAaggtttgcatctttattccGTTGAGCTTGATTCACTCGATAAAGCTATCCCTTTTAACCACTACCCAGAAAGCATTTGGACTGGTACTGAAGTTTTTGGTTCATGCAACGGCTTGCTTGCTTTATCTAATTCTGATCAAGATATCGCTCTGTTTAATCCCGCTACTAGACAGCTGTTTAAGTTACCCGTTGAATATATTGATTTGCCCGACAAATCTTGTATTCGCGGTTTCGTCTTTTATGGTTTTGGTCATGATCTTGTTAGTGATGATTATAAAGTTGTGAGGATGGTTCAGTTTAAGAAAGATGAAGACGATAATCTTGGTTGCTTCGTCGAGTATGAAGTCAaggtttttagtttaaaaaatagatcTTGGACGAGGGTTAAGAAATTGCCCAACTATCTTCGCTTTATGTTTCAATTTTACTTCCATCTTTTGCATAGAAGAGGCTATGGTGTGTATGTCAATGGGGTTGTACATTGGGTGTCTCCTCGTAGGCCAGAGTTTGGAATTGGTAATTTGATTGTGGCTTTTGATCTTGGTCTTGAAGAGTTTCGTCTATTGCCACAGCCCAATTATGGCGCTCGTGAGAAAGATTTTGTGTTGGACGTGGGTGCGCTGGAAGGACATATGTGTTTGATGTGCAATTATGATTTAGTGAAAGTCGATGTGTGGATGATGAAAGAATATGGGTTGAAGGAATCCTGGAGTAAGATGTTTTCAATTGATCGGTGTAGATCTATAAGTTCTTTTAGGTTTTTGCGACCTTTAATTTGTTCAAATGAGGATGGTGGTGATAAAGTTCTCTTGGAAGTGAATGGCGAGAAGCTTGTATGGTATGattggaaaaggaaaaaactgAAGACTGTGAAGATAGATGGTGGTCCAGATTCGTTTGTGGCTTGCATATGTGTAGAAAGCCTTATTCCCCTTGATAATGGTAGTCATGGAATTATTCTGAAGAAGCTGCAGGagcaaaaggaaaagaagacaCAATGTAGGAAGAAGAG GGATGATTTCCtgtcaaaaggatttaaactGGTTTTATGA